The genomic region TACCGCTGTAAAACAGCCAAAAAGTCTGAGGAGGAAATTGATTTCCTTCGTTCCAACCCCAAGATCTGGAACGTCCACAGTGTCCTTAATGTGCTGCACTCTCTGGTGGACAAATCCAACATCAACCGACAGCTGGAGGTCTATACAAGTGGAGGTGAGCTTTGGGTGGTGCCAAGCAGCACTGGTGTCTCTGCTGCCTTGCTTTGATTTGACCCAAGTTGGTTAACTTTGTTTGGGAGCTGGATCAAACCCATAATCAGTGTATGGATTGGCTGGGAACAGGTTCTGTTGGCCTTGAGAAATACCAGTGATTACATTTCAGGCCTTGCTCCCTTTGCTTTTAAACAGAAGAGTATTGAAAGGGAAGCTTGCTTCCTTGGAGGATAGCATTGTGGCTCCTTTTTTCCCTAGGTGACCCTGAAAGTGTGGCTGGTGAATATGGGCGCCACTCCCTCTACAAGATGCTGGGCTATTTCAGCCTGGTTGGGCTGCTGCGTCTGCACTCTCTGCTGGGAGATTACTACCAAGCCATCAAGGTGCTGGAGAACATTGAGCTCAACAAGAAGGTAATACAACATGTTTTAACCCTTCTTTTGCAGTCTCCCAATCTCTCTGTTCAAACATGCTGGTGAAAAATTGCTATACTGAATCTTCCAGCTGAGGAACTGTTTGTATCTGTTGTAGTTGTCAGGAGTTTGTagctgagcacagctggagcTTTGGCATTAAATCAAGCCATATGATAATGCCTGATGCTGTTGCAGCACAATTGCCCAGTTTTTTAGGAGGTTTGCTGTGTTGTGCAAGGCAGTGTTGTTGCGGAGAATACTGCTGGAACTGCTAGTCATAGTGCAGTGGTAACTACCTGAACACACCATTCTTACCTTTGTCAGTGGCTCTTTCTTGTACTTTTGACTTCTGTTCTCACCGTGCCTGCTCACACCTTGAGTGGTTTTGCCTTAGAATTGGGTGCTGCTTGTGGCTAGTAAAAGCCCAGCTGCAATGGGCTTgggccagggcttggcacaGATCTACATATGTGCTGTCTGGCACAGGATGTGGAATGAAATACGGGGAAAGGGAACTGAGCAGAGCAATGTTAGGCACAGTGCAAGAGTCCTCTGCTTGCAGGAAGCTGAAACTGGAAAACATAGGAAATGGGATGATCTAATAAAACAgtgaggaagctgctgcagggatgggtggAAGGTGAGGTATCCTGAATTAACCCTCTCCTTTCTGTATTTGGGATGGGCGTGAAAGCAGAGGTGGCTGGATTGTGGCTAACAAGCAGTTTGGATTGTTGTCTCCCCTCTAACATAGCATGTTACTCCTTCCTTCTCAGAGCATGTACTCCCGGGTGCCTGAGTGCCAGGTGACCACCTATTACTACGTGGGCTTCGCGTATCTTATGATGCGGCGTTACCAGGATGCCATCCGTGTCTTTGCCAACATCCTTCTCTACATCCAGAGGACCAAGAGCATGTTTCAGAGGACGACCTACAAGTATGAGATGGTAAGAGAAAGAATAGACTAGacttctcaaaagaaaaagctgctgtctTCTTTCCTGTCCCTCCTCTATCACCCCATAGCTTATGTCAAATAGTCTGGCTTTATTTTCCTGGACTTTGCTGCTGGTGGTGACTGGGGATCCTCTGAACTCCTTTGCCACATGTGACAATATTTTCTCTTAGCTATGTGACTAGTTACTTTGGGTGTTCCCCATATGGTTGTCCCACTCCATCTGCACTCTCCCTCTAGGCGGGTTTGTTAATGAGTATCAGCTGCTAATGATAACTCTTGTTGATGCTCCTTCAGACTCAGTTGTGTTTCTAGTCCAGTCCTGCACTTCAGGTTGCTGACGTTGCTGTATTTCCTTTATCTGATAATCATTCACAGACATGGCTGTAACAAAGCTCCTTTCTCTTTCTACCTAAGCTGTCTTACCTCCTGATTTTGGTGCCTATTTTACCTGCTGTCTGCTTTTTATCCTTATGGTTAATTTCTAACTCTTTGTTTAGCCAAATCCTGCCAGTCTTAATTCCATGACACTCCAAAAAGTTGGTGTGTCTGTTTCAGCCACACAACTGTCCATTTCATCCCACACTCAGATAAATCTTCATTCTCAGTCTTTTCTTCACTGACATCCCTGATAACTGTCCCTTGCCAGGAGATGGTTGTTAAACCATCTGCGTTCCCTTCTCTGCATGTTCTTGTACCAAAATAGTAAAATGTGCTTCTGGCCATCCAGGTTCTGCATGGCTCTGGGTGCATTCACTCTGCACCTTCCTCTTGTCCAGccctctcttttatttttaagagccTTGATATGTCATTCATCCATTTGGTTTGCCCAGAGGCGCTGCTTTTTTGTGCTGTTCCCCTTGAGCATTAGGACCATCAGTGCTCTGTGTAAAGGATCTTCCtctgcaaagcacagctccCTTGGGCACCCTAAAGCCTGAGCAGGCTGTGGCGCTGACAGGCTCTCCTCTCTGTGTCAGATCAACAAGCAGAACGAGCAGATGCACGCGCTGCTGGCCATCGCCCTCACCATGTACCCCATGCGCATAGACGAGAGCATCCACCTGCAGCTGCGCGAGAAGTACGGGGACAAGATGCTGCGCATGCAGAAGGGCGACGCGCAGGTCTACGAGGAGCTCTTCAGCTATGCCTGCCCCAAGTTCCTCTCCCCTGTGGTGCCCAATTATGACAATGTGCACCCCAACTACCACAAggagcccttcctgcagcagctcaaggTCTTCGCTGATGAGGTTCAGCAGCAGGCCCAGCTTTCCACCATCCGTAGCTTCCTCAAGCTCTACACCACCATGCCCGTGGCAAAGCTGGCTGGCTTCTTAGACCTCACAGAGCAGGAGTTCCGTATCCAGCTGCTGGTCTTCAAGCACAAGATGAAGAACCTGGTATGGACCAGTGGCATATCTGCCCTGGATGGAGAGTTCCAGTCTGCCTCTGAGGTTGACTTCTATATTGACAAGGTTGGTATCTGCTGCTTGCTGGCTGGGAAATTCTTTCACCGAAGAAATTCTGGAATTGGCAGCACCTAGTTTTGCTCCATTCTGTGGGAAACATTCCTTCTTCCTTTGCCATTTGTAGGGCTTGGCTGCCCACAATGAAGTTATAGCCCTGCATAAAAAGAGTGTCAGTGGATGAAGAGTGATGGAATATCACAGGCAGTCAGTGTACCTAGAAAACGAACACTTCCCCAGGACAGAGGGAACTGCTTGTCAGTGTCCTGGGAGGTGATAATTGAGTGACAGATAGTGCTGTTGTTAGTGTGTCAAGCGGGATTGTCCTTGTAGGTGTCCCCCACATCTCTCCTTTGTTGGACAAAGCAGAGATGTTGCTTGGTCACGTTACAGGTCTGCTTTGCACTGGAGCAGCATTTAGCTGTGGCTGCTCGAGGAGGAATCTATAAACCCAAGGTGCGGGGCTGTCACCATCTGCCCttggagctccagcagcaggaagcatAGCAAAGAGTCTTGTAGgactttattttcaaagaaggTAGCAGTAACCATTAGATTCCTTGCTGGGAAGGAGACCAGGTTGCCCTGTGTTCTTGGTCCTTACAGCAGGCCCCTTCTTGCAAGGTCTCATGCCATGTTTCAACCCAGCTGTCATGGCATATAGCATGACTGAAAAGAGGGAAGCATGAGCTGGGGTTGGAACTGTCAAACTGCTGCAAGGAAGACAAAACCAGACAGAGTGTATGAGAATGTGGGAAGTGAGTACAATGTGAACTGGGGACCCATCCCAGGCAAATGTCTGAGGGAAGGCAGCCCAAAGAGAACTGAATGATGCTGTGGGACTAGCACAGGTCAGACATGTGTGATGCTGAGCCATGGCTGGGGCGAAGCCCCATAGCTTGATCCTCATGTTTGGCAGTTCTTGCTGTCTCCCTGCTAGTAGCACAGTCCCTTTCCTAATCTCATCCTGTTCTCTTCCCAGGACATGATCCATATTGCAGACACAAAGGTCGCTCGACGCTATGGAGACTTCTTCATCCGCCAGATCCACAAGTTTGAGGAGGTGAGGCCTGGGCAGGAGAGCTGTGTAGCTCTGTAGGAGACATGGGGCAAGCACTGTGCTGTGCAGGCCCTCGAGGGTCCACACTTGTGTGAGACAGCTGTGTAATTCCATGCTGGACTGAGCCCTGGCTCTGCAAGGCACTGGGCAAAGGCAGGTGTTctaagcagcagctgctggccttTGAAGAATGGTATGttttttgtgagaagtgctcaTTTGAGCCAcagtggaaaaggagaagaatttTACTGTCCAGGGATGCTGGTCAGTAACACAACCAAAATTATATCTCTAACTTCATAACTATGGCTCTAGAAAATGGCCTTAAAAATTTCTGGAGCAGAGATGGCTTCAGCGTTGTGCTTGGCCAGGAGGTGACATTCTGTCACTACTCCACTCTTGCCCAACAGAGGTTGTTCCGCACTGGAAACTCAGAGGACAAAATTCTGAGATTTAGGGACTTAATGCAGGGTTGTGATAATCACTGCTACAAGTTTGCATCCTCTCTTCTCCCTACATCTTCCTCTGCTATCTTGGAGAGGAGAGAGTTccactttttccctttctacTTGACACACTGTACTTGCTCGAGAGCTCTCTTTGTCAGTGAGCTGGAAAGGAGGGGATTAAGAGGCATTGGATAAAGTCTGCTGAGGGGAACAGTAGTGTGTATCAATCACTGTGTATTTTTCTGACCTTTGCTTTCTCTAATTCCAGCTGAACCGAACCCTGAAGAAGATGGGCCAGAGACCCTGATGTGGTTGCAGTGCAGGCCTGGGCAGAGAAGTGGGTGGGAGAGGTTATTCTCTGTGTTGAGGGAGGGGAGCTCAGGGTTCTGGCATTTCTGGAATCTCCTGGGACTCTGAaggttttttgtatttaaatatgcaGACTTGTTTGGCTCAAACAGTCCTACAAAGGACACGACATCTAATAAATTAGCAGAATTTTCCTCATGAGCATTTGTActcatttgtttttcctctgtggaAGAATATAAGTGCACTGGAGATATGGGCAGCTGCTGTTGGTTTGTGCTCTTGTTGGTCCATGTTGTTGCAGGTAATAATAGGGAGCAGATCTCTTTAGGTGCTCTGTTCATTCACCATGCACAGCAAACGGGGAAGGCTGCAGAACTGATTGACGGGAAGAAAATGAGCTGTTCCACAGTGTCTTCACAGGATATGGAAAGAGATACAAGCTAATACTACTCCTTTTAGCTTTTACCCCACGCATTGAATAGACCTGAGTTGTAGTTGCTTTCTTAGAAGGCTGCATTTTTGCCTTTCCTcccctctttttaattttagttgCTATGAAGTAGAAATGCTCCGAAGTGGATTGTCATGTTTTTAAAGGAGAGGGGAGAATTTCTGTAAACATTGAACCAATATTAACTGGTCATCTGATGAGATGTCCTTGCTGGaggttgtattttatttcagcagaagtGATGCCCGAGACCTGGACCTTAATTGAGTTCAGTTTCTCTGGAAAACTCCCTGTGGGGCTTTAATTTACTAAAACcctttaaatgcaaattttccCTGCTCTCTAGCCGCAAACTTGCAGTGCCttgaaagagggggaaaaaaagttaaaaatgagTCACGTAAAGGGGAATCAAGGACCTGGAAGTATTGGGGAAGAGAATTCAAAGAACGAATCGCATCCCTCCACACCCTCTCTCCCTTTTGCCATCTTTAAATAGTTTGGTGTTTGAGTGGTGGAAACAGGTGCAAGAGGAAAACCTGCATGTGTAATAGCTACACAAAGCGTGTTTCAGATACACCATCTGCCTCTTTGTACCTCTCCCTCTCATTCCTTTCCACTGAGAGAGGGGTCCTAGCAGTCCAGTCTGGCTCTGTGTGTGATTCTGTTTAGCCACAGGGAATAATTAGCCTTTGTTGGATTATATTCTGTGTTTGAATGAGGGTCAGGTTTCCAGTGTCCTAGATACTGCTCAAAAGTAAGCTCTGTTTCCCATCAAAGTTAAGTAACTCAGGCAGGCAGGGTACAGGCAACACAGTGAGATAAATTGGGCAATTCCTGTTGGCCTTCTAGCTGCTGCTAGAAGTTAGTGTTACGGATGTTAGGAGCTCACTGCCGCAAGTTCTGGAGGGTTTGAGGCAGCCATATCATTAAGAAATTAGAGGACTGAGATGCCACTGCATtgcagcagcctgtggggagctgtgtTCATATCAAGCAGAATCTGCTCCTTTTTGATTTTAGGGCTGgcacttttcctcctgtttaTTTGCCAACAGGAGCACAGTAAGCATAGCTGTCAACAGCAACTGCCCTACTTTCTTATTATCCAAAGCCTAAATCTTTCCCAGGACATGTGCTCAGGTGGATGGATGTGATACACAATGTGAGAACCCTGGCAAGTATCTCCATGATCAATTTTAGTTCATTGCATAGCAAAGGAATCCAGTGTGTTACTGGGGTGTTAATATCTAGTTGGCATGTTGGAATTACAGACTTTTAATGCTTATCTGTATCATCTGAAACACTCCAGCGGTTACAGGCTGTTCTCAGGTGTGTGGATATGCTTCTGCTTTGTTTCCATCTGCCAGAGCAGCTTCCAAAGGATGCAGAGAGACCATCCACTGATCTCCCTGGCTCCGTGCCTTCTCTGAGGGACTGCTGAAGGTTAACTGAGCAGGACTGGCACTTGGTGGAACGAAGCCAGGAGGAGCTCGCAGCTCTCACTGGGTGGGAAGATGGGCTCAGCGAGCTGCGGTGCCTGGCACTGCTTGAAGCGGGAGGAATGCAGGGTGTTCAGCAGCATCAACAGAGCCCCGCTGGTGCTGGGAAGGCGCTCCAGAGGGAGGTGGGGGTGGCTAGAGCTTGagcctcccctgccgcagcagGTTTTGGTGAGTGGAAGTGGTTCTGGACAAAATGGTTTTGTCAGAGGGAACCACAGTACAAGGTCGTGTACTCTGTCTCTGACCTACAGTTGTGAAGGGGCTGACTGTAATTATGGAACCTGGAAAAGTCAAGAAAACATCCCTCATCCTGCTGTCCCTTAGGATACATCAGGAAAACGCTGTCAGCCAGATCTGGGGGATGCTGAGTAGCCAGCTCAGTTATTACAAAGCCGACACAATgtttcacttcctttttttgctaCAGAGTAGTTTTTCTTGGGATTTACACCACAGCTTAGCTCAGCCACTCAGTGGGGAGACTACAAACCAGTCAGAGAATTTACTTTTCACTTGTTACAGTTCTGGGACCGTAGAGTGATAGAGTGAAACAATGGAGTAGAAGAAAGAGGGTGCTACCCATGGAAAGGAGTGTAGAGCCCATACAAAGTAACTGGAGAGAATGGACTCTTACAGATTTGGAACTGGCAGCAATAAACTCAGCATCAGTGCGATGGTTTGGTCTTCCCCAGAGGTAGCTGTTGGAGGTGAAAAGAATGCTAAGGCAAATAAAGAAGCCTTTAATAGTGTGCTTTCCCCCTCTTGTCAAACCATCATGCTGAGCATGCACACCAGCTCTCGTGACAATCCATCGCCGCGATGTTGTGGGTTCCTGAGATTGTATCACACTCTTCCTCCGCTTCTTCCAGGGCTTCCTGTGAAACGCTGCTTGTGACTCCAAGTGTCTTGATCTTCAAAGCTCTCCCTGGCCCTGAGCCTACCCTGGGAGCCACCTACATCCTACACGTACTCTGCTGCCACGGCTTATGCCCCTAGGACTGCTGAGAACTGCttctgcctggagcagcctctgTCTAAGCCTGAGAGGGATCCAGAAATGAGGTTGCCTAGTGGCTTTTAATCTAGCTGAATTTGAATTGAATTCAGGCCTAACTCTTTCCCCGAGCTGGGGGAGAGGGTGCTCGCCCCAGCATCCCGCCCTGCTCCCCGGGAAGCGCTGAGCCCGGGGCCCGGGAGCTTCCGCGGCGTGcccgggccccgcccccgggAGCCCCGCCCCGGgaggccccgcccggccccgggctggcggcggcggcgtcGGTGGGAGCGGCCGCCCCGATGTCGGGTCCGCGGGGCGCCCTGCAAGCCTGGTGCCGCCGGCAGTGCGAGGGCTACCGCGGCGTGGAGATCCGCGACCTCAGCACCTCCTTCCGCGACGGACTGGCCTTCTGCGCCATCCTGCACCGCCACCGGCCCGACCTCCTGTGAGTGCAGGCCGCGCCTTGCCCGCCGCTCGGACGGGGCGCCGCGGGGCCCCGGCTGCCGCCCGCGGGCGGAAGGAGCGGGGGGCGCGGAGGTTTGGGGCGCGGGACCACTGGGACCcctctttctgcaggggttgGGCCGCCTGTGCCGCTCAGCAGCGAGCCCGGGGGGTCACAGCGGGTTGAGGGGGATGGAGGCGCCGTGGGAAGCGCCAGGCTCCAGGCTGGCTGGCAGGGAAGCTCCCTGAGCGTGGACATGAGAGGCTCAGAGAGCGGATGTGCCTCCGTTGTGCTGATGTGCTGGTAGGGAACGTGGTGAAGAAGATGCTGTTGAGAAATAGTTGGGTACTGGGAATGAAGGATTCTATATTCCCAGGCAGTGCTCgtagccaggttggatggggctctgagcaacctggcctagtggaaggtgtccctgcccacagcagcagggttggaaccagatgatctttcaggtcccgtccaagccaaaccattctatcaTTCTGTGTTTCAGCAAACGACCTTCTGACCTGGTCCTGCAGACCTGTCAAGGTCAGGATTAGCAGAAGTCGTATGATTTAAGGCTGGTGAGAGCATGGAGGTGGACAAATGGGAGCGGTGCCTATCAGAGAGGAGACATGGTGTTGGTATCTGGGTGCGGGGGTGTTTTGCCTCAGCAAGAGGTGAGCTTTCACACTTCGAGAGGACCAGAGGcctgccctgcacagggacATTCCCAGCTGCCAGAGGCAGCCAGTCTGAAATCTGTAGAGGCCTGGACCAGATTGCTGCTTGCATTTGCTTCTAGCTTGTTTTCTATGGATGCCACAGTGAAAGCAGGAGGTAGCAAATGCCAGTAGGGGTGTTAAGCCTCTCTAGCCTCCCCCAACTTGGGTGTCTCTGAGGGGGAATGTGAGTTTCACGAGGCAGACACTGAGTTTGGGATTGCTTGGGGG from Corvus hawaiiensis isolate bCorHaw1 chromosome 4, bCorHaw1.pri.cur, whole genome shotgun sequence harbors:
- the EIF3L gene encoding eukaryotic translation initiation factor 3 subunit L: MAYPGEDYDNEAAYDPYAYSNDYDMHTGDPKQDLAYERQYEQQTYQVIPEVIKNFIQYFHKTVSDLIDQKVYELQASRVSSDVIDQKVYEIQDIYENSWTKLTERFFKNTPWPEAEAIAPQVGNDAVFLILYKELYYRHIYAKVSGGPTLEQRFESYYNYCNLFNYILNADGPAPLELPNQWLWDIIDEFIYQFQSFSQYRCKTAKKSEEEIDFLRSNPKIWNVHSVLNVLHSLVDKSNINRQLEVYTSGGDPESVAGEYGRHSLYKMLGYFSLVGLLRLHSLLGDYYQAIKVLENIELNKKSMYSRVPECQVTTYYYVGFAYLMMRRYQDAIRVFANILLYIQRTKSMFQRTTYKYEMINKQNEQMHALLAIALTMYPMRIDESIHLQLREKYGDKMLRMQKGDAQVYEELFSYACPKFLSPVVPNYDNVHPNYHKEPFLQQLKVFADEVQQQAQLSTIRSFLKLYTTMPVAKLAGFLDLTEQEFRIQLLVFKHKMKNLVWTSGISALDGEFQSASEVDFYIDKDMIHIADTKVARRYGDFFIRQIHKFEELNRTLKKMGQRP